The Triticum aestivum cultivar Chinese Spring chromosome 7B, IWGSC CS RefSeq v2.1, whole genome shotgun sequence genome window below encodes:
- the LOC123157783 gene encoding 3-ketoacyl-CoA synthase 11, with product MDSPAPNAANPPAPAAEPAAQPRLLPDFLQSVRLKYVKLGYHHLISHGMYLLLSPLMALVAVQLSTVSPGDLADLWEQLRFNLVSVLVCSTLLVFLSTVYFLTRPRPVYLVDFACYKPEPERRCTRQTFMRCSEATGSFTDANLDFQRKILERSGLGEDTYLPPAVLRVPPNPCMDEARKEASTVMFGAIDQLLEKTGVRPKDIGILVVNCSLFNPTPSLSAMVVNHYRLRGNIVSYNLGGMGCSAGLLSIDLAKDLLQVHPNSYALVISMENITLNWYFGNDRSMLVSNCLFRMGGAAILLSNRRSDRRRSKYELVHTVRTHKGADDKCFGCVTQQEDEAGKVGVSLSKDLMAVAGDALKTNITTLGPLVLPLSEQLLFMATLVAKKAFKVKIKPYIPDFKLAFEHFCIHAGGRAVLDELEKNLGLTEWHMEPSRMTLYRFGNTSSSSLWYELAYSEAKGRIGRRDRVWQIAFGSGFKCNSAVWRALRTVAPEAEEKNPWADEIDRFPVEVPRVSRVGSA from the coding sequence ATGGATTCTCCAGCGCCCAATGCCGCCAACccaccggcgccggcggcggagccaGCAGCGCAGCCGCGGCTGCTGCCAGACTTCCTCCAGTCGGTGCGGCTCAAGTACGTGAAGCTGGGGTACCACCACCTCATCTCCCACGGCATGTACCTGCTGCTGTCGCCGCTCATGGCCCTGGTGGCCGTGCAGCTCTCCACCGTGTCCCCGGGCGACCTCGCCGACCTGTGGGAGCAGCTCCGGTTCAACCTCGTCTCCGTGCTCGTCTGCTCCaccctcctcgtcttcctctccacCGTCTACTTCCTCACCCGCCCCCGCCCCGTCTACCTCGTCGACTTCGCCTGCTACAAGCCGGAGCCGGAGCGCCGGTGCACGCGCCAGACCTTCATGCGCTGCTCCGAGGCCACCGGCTCCTTCACCGACGCCAACCTCGACTTCCAGCGCAAGATCCTCGAGCGGTCGGGGCTGGGCGAGGACACCTATCTGCCCCCCGCCGTGCTCCGGGTGCCCCCCAACCCGTGCATGGACGAGGCGCGCAAGGAGGCGAGCACCGTCATGTTCGGCGCCATCGACCAGCTGCTGGAGAAGACCGGGGTGAGGCCCAAGGACATCGGCATCCTGGTCGTCAACTGCAGCCTGTTCAACCCGACGCCGTCGCTGTCGGCCATGGTGGTGAACCACTACAGGCTGAGGGGCAACATTGTGAGCTACAACCTGGGCGGGATGGGCTGCAGCGCCGGGCTGCTGTCCATCGACCTCGCCAAGGACCTGCTGCAGGTGCACCCCAACTCGTACGCGCTGGTCATCAGCATGGAGAACATCACCCTCAACTGGTACTTCGGGAACGACCGCTCCATGCTGGTGTCCAACTGCCTGTTCCGGATGGGCGGCGCGGCGATCCTGCTCTCCAACCGGCGGTCCGACCGGCGGCGCTCCAAGTACGAGCTGGTGCACACCGTCCGCACCCACAAGGGCGCGGACGACAAGTGCTTCGGCTGCGTGACGCAGCAGGAGGACGAGGCCGGCAAGGTGGGCGTGTCGCTCTCCAAGGACCTGATGGCGGTGGCCGGCGACGCGCTCAAGACCAACATCACCACCCTGGGCCCGCTGGTGCTCCCGCTGTCGGAGCAGCTGCTGTTCATGGCGACGCTGGTGGCGAAGAAGGCCTTCAAGGTGAAGATCAAGCCCTACATCCCGGACTTCAAGCTGGCGTTCGAGCACTTCTGCATCCACGCGGGCGGGCGCGCCGTGCTGGACGAGCTGGAGAAGAACCTGGGGCTGACGGAGTGGCACATGGAGCCGTCGCGGATGACGCTGTACCGGTTCGGCAACACGTCGAGCAGCTCGCTGTGGTACGAGCTGGCCTACAGCGAGGCCAAGGGCCGCATCGGGCGGCGCGACAGGGTCTGGCAGATCGCCTTCGGCTCCGGATTCAAGTGCAACAGCGCCGTCTGGAGGGCTCTGCGCACGGTGGCGCCGGAGGCCGAGGAGAAGAACCCGTGGGCGGACGAGATCGACCGCTTCCCCGTCGAGGTTCCCAGGGTCTCCAGGGTTGGGAGCGCCTGA